The uncultured Tateyamaria sp. region CGCGGTCGAAGTGGTCAAGAACGCCGATGGAAGCCACACCATCGTTCTGGGCGAAGACTTCAGCCTTGACGGCGCACCCGACCCCCGCGTCGGTCTTGGCAAGGATGGCTTCTACAACGGCAACACAGATGCGGGTGTCTTGGGCAGCCTGACCGGCGGACAATCCTTTGTCGTTCCCGCCGGTGTGGATGTGTCTGAGTACAACGAAGTCTATATCTGGTGCGAGAAGTTCAGCGTCCCGCTTGGCATCGCCAAGTTGAACTGACCGCTTGCCAAAGCTCTTCTGGCCCTGCATGGGTCAGGAGAGATGAAAGCTCCCACCACCCAAAACAAACCCGGCACCGCCATCGCACTGAAGCTGATGGCGGTGTTTCTGTTCATGGTGATGGCGGCAATGATCAAGGTTGCGACGCAGAACGTTCCGCCCGGTCAGGCGGTATTCTTCCGTTCCTTGTTCGCCATGCCGATCATCATCGCCTGGATCTGGCGGGCCGGAGAGATGCGCGAGGCGCTCACGCCCAAGAACCTCAGGGGCCATATCTGGCGCGGTTTGTTCGGCACCACGGCCATGGCACTGACCTTTGCGGGCCTTGGTCTGCTGCCCCTGCCCGAAGTCACCGCCATTGGCTACGCCACGCCCATGTTCACGGTCATTCTGGCCGCCATCATGCTGGGCGAACGCATCCGGCTGTTCCGCATCAGTGCCGTCGCGTTGGGCCTTGTGGGAGTCATGATCGTGATCTGGCCACGTCTGTCCCTGGATGACATCGGAACTGCGGGCACGATCGGGGCCCTGTTCGTTCTGGGCGCATCCATCCTGCGCGCGTTCGTGCAAATCCACATCCGCACATTGGTCAAGACCGAGCACACGGCAGCCATCGTCTTTTACTTTTCACTGACCGCAACGGTGCTGAGCTTGCTCAGCCTGCCATTTGGATGGGTTGTCCCCGCGGGGACAGATCTGATCCTGCTGGTCGGCGCAGGTTTGATCGGGGGTGTCGCACAGATCATGGTAACGGCCAGCTACCGCTTTGGCGCGGCGTCCATGCTGGCACCGTTTGACTACACATCGCTGATCTTTGCCGCGCTCATCGGCTACCTGATCTTTGCCGAACTGCCCACGGTCGAGACGGTGATCGGCGCATCACTCGTGGTGCTGGGCGGCGTGATCATCATCTGGCGCGAACGGCAACTCGGTGGCGGGCGCAGCCGGGCACGAGCGGTGACAGATCCGAAAGGGTGAGGGAACCGCCGGGCTGCTTGCCGGGTTGATCCGTCATGTCTGTCAAACGTGCCCTTGCCCGCCTGCTTCATCCGATCGAAAAGACTGTGGACCGGGTCAAACACCGGCCAGCGGATGCGCCGCTGATTGAGCCGTATCTGGGCTATGCAACACCGGAAACGGTCGTCTTGCGCGGTCGCATCCTGGGCCGTCAGCGCCGCGGTGCCCCGAAACCAGATCAGGGACGCTGGGCAAATTTCAAACAAATGCTGGCACTGTTCGCCACAGACGAGGTCGCGGACGTGGCCGTCGCGACGCGTGATACGGTCGGCATCAGCGACGAGGAGGGCTACTTTGTCCTGATCATTCCGCGCGATGACGGTATGAGCGGCTGGATCCGCGTCGAGGCGTGGTTGCCCGACACACCCGAGGAAACCGCGACGCTCGAAGCGCTTGTGCCACCGGCGCATGCTGCGTTCGGGATCATTTCTGACATCGACGACACCGTGCTGGAAACCGGGGCCTATTCCCTTGCCCGCAACCTTTGGACGTCCCTGACCGGCAACGCCCTCACGCGGCGAGTCTTTCCCGACAGTATCGCGCTGATTGACGCGCTGCATGGCGGAAAGAACCCGGTCTACTATGTCAGCTCGTCCCCGTGGAACCTGTTTCACTTTCTGCGCACAATTTTCGACCGGACCGGTTTGCAAAAAGGACCGATGTTCCTGCGCGATCTCGGCCTTTCGGAAACGCAGTTCATCTCGGGCACGCATGGGGACCACAAAGGCGCGGCCATCGAACAGATCCTGAACACGCATCCCGACCTGCCCTTTGTGTTGATCGGGGATACGGGCCAACACGACGCGCAGGTCTATCTGGACGCCGCCAAGCGCCATCCGGCCCAGGTCAAACGCGTCATCCTGCGAGAACCCGGTCCGGGGCCGGATACAAAAAGCAAGGACGCGATTGAAAAGCTGCGCAAACTGGGGGTTCGCGTGGACACTGGCCAGGATTTTACGCAGTTGCCGGACCTTGACGGTCAACGTGCTGGCACGTGGCAAGCAGATGCCGACACGACCAAGCCATCCGCGCCAAAGCGCAAGGTCTCGGCAGCCAGCGCGTTCCGGTGATTGCGGTAGGTCAGCACCATCATTCCGTGCCCGTGAAATACGTTCACCACGATAAACGATAGATTGGGCTGCAGTTCGAGGGCGCGCGACCAGTAGGCACCCAGTGCTGCTTTGCCCCGCAACTCTCCGTGACCGACCAGCCGCATTGCTTTTTGCGAGCGAAAGGTCACATCCTCGGCGTAGTGCGAGAGGATGCGGTCCAGATCATGCGCGTTCCATGCCGCCTCCCATTCGATGGCGAAGGCGTCGTAATCCAATTTATTCCCGCACCAGCTTCTCGTAATCCTCGGCCACGTCGCGGCACATGGCACCAACTTCGAAGTTGAAGTCACCAATCTGACCTACAGGCGTCACCTCAGCAGCTGTTCCTGTGACCCAGCATTGTTCAAAGCCTTCCAGCTCTTCCGGCATGATCACCCGTTCGTGCACCTTGATCTGCTTGTCCTGCAAACGTCCGATGACCGTCTGGCGCGTCAGGCCATTCAGGAACACATCCGCCTTGGGCGTGTGCACTTCGCCGTCCTTCACGAAAAAAATGTTCGCGCCCGTACATTCGGCCACATAACCGCGATAATCCATGAACAGCGCATCAGAACAGCCCTTGGCCTCGGCCGCGTGCTTGGACGTGGTACAGATCATGTAAAGGCCCGCGGCCTTGGCATGCACCGGGATTGTCTCGGGCGATGGGCGCTTCCACTTGGCGATATCGATCTTGGCGCCCTTGTACTTGGCGTCGCCATAATAGCTGCCCCATTCCCAGGCGGCGATCGCCAGGTGAACCGGGTTGCGAGCGGACGCGACACCCATGTCCTCGCCCGCGCCGCGCCAGGCAACCGCACGCACATAGGCATCGGTGAGACCATTGGCCGTCAACACTTCCTGCTTGGCGGCCTCGATCTCGTCCACGGTATAGGGGATCTGAAAATCCAGCTCACCCGCCGAAAAATGCAGCCGCTCGGAGTGTTGGCGGCTGAGGAAGATCTTGCCGTTATAGGCCCGCTCCCCCTCGAAGACGGACGACGCGTAATGCATGGCGTGGCTTAGGATATGAATGTTCGCCTGACGCCAATCGACCATTTGGCCATCCATCCAGATTTTTCCGTCGCGATCATCATAGCCAGCCATGGCACCCTCCGATTTTACGTTTGTTGCGCTGATAGGGCCGATACGGTCATAAAATTGCGCAAAACCTGCGATTCGATATCGCTTCACCCTTGGAATGTCAACAAGGCTGACTTAAACTGCAACAAAAGACGGCGCTTTGATGGGGGCGGGTATGGACGACGGACGGGCAACCACCACCCGAGGTGGAGAGAACCTGCTTTTCCTGACGGACGAACAGTTGCGACAGGGGATCGAGGCGATGTTCTTTGCCTATCGCGGGTTCACGGCTGACCCTGACCGTATCCTGTCGGACCTGGCCTATGGGCGGGCGCACCACAGGGCGATCCACTTTATCAACCGCGCGCCGGGCACAACGGTCAACAACCTGCTCAATATTCTGGGCGTTACCAAACAATCGCTGAACCGCGTTTTGCGCACGTTGATAGAAGACGGGCTGGTCGAAAGCCGGGTAGGGAAATCCGACAAGCGCGAACGCCACCTCTTTCTGACAGAGGATGGGCACGCGCTTGAGGGTCGGTTGTCAGACGCCCAGCGCGCCCGCATGCGCGCGGCCTTCCGTGACGCCGGACCCGAGGCGGTGGCGGGCTTTCGCACCGTGCTTGAGGCAATGATGGACACGGAAATGCATCGCACCTATCAAAGACTTAAGGAGAGCGGTGCATGAGTGACTTTGACGCCCACTTGCTGATCGTCGATGACGATGAGCGCATTCGGAGCCTGTTGCAGAAATTCCTTATGCGGAACGGATTCCTGGTGACAGCCGCCCGCGATGCCGCACACGCCCGGCGGGTTCTGTCCGGGCTGGACTTCGACATGATCGTGCTGGACGTGATGATGCCCGGCGAAGATGGGCTCAGCCTGTGCCGCTCCCTGCGCGAAACCCACGCCACGCCCATCCTGCTGCTGACGGCCAAGGGCGAGACGGGCAACCGGATCGAAGGGTTGGAAGCGGGCGCGGACGACTACCTTGCCAAACCGTTCGAGCCCAAGGAACTCTTGCTGCGCATCAATGCCATCCTGCGCCGGGTGCCCGATGTGGCACCGGAAGAAGCCGCACCCAAGATCCTGACCCTTGGCCCTATCCGTTACGACATGGAACGGGGCGAGATGTGGCAGGGTGAAGACCTTGTACGTCTGACTGCGACCGAAATGCAGTTGATGAAACTGTTCTCTGCCAAGCCCGGCGAAGCCATCAGCCGCGCCCAGCTGGTGGAAGACCTTGGCCGCGACCGAGGCCAGGCGCAGGAACGCGCGGTGGACGTGCAGATCACCCGGCTGCGGCGCAAGATCGAAAGCAACCCAAAGCAGCCGCGTTATCTGCAGACCGTGCGCGGTGCGGGGTATATGCTGGCGCCGGATTGAACCGTCGGATTTGCATATTTTTGGAACAATGAAGCCATGCCCACAGCCCTGCTGACCCATCCCGACGGCCTTTTGCACGTCACACCGCCGGGCATGCCCGAACAGGTGGCGCGGCTCGACTACATCCAGCGCGCCCTGGCCGATCTGGACCTGATCCGTGTTGATCCGCCCATCGCAGACGATGCGTCCATCGCGCTGTGTCACCCGCAGGACTACATCGACTTCGTCCGTTCCAGGATGCCCACCGATGGTTTTGCCGGCCTCGACCGCGAGACCGATGCCGAAACCTTCCTTTCCGCCACATCCGAAGGCGCCGTCTGGCGCGCAGCCGGGGGTGCGGTCAAGGCGGTGGATATGGTCCTGGACGAGGAAGTGCAGAATGCCTTCGTCGCAATGCGCCCACCGGGTCACCACGCGGAACAGTCTCTGCCCATGGGCTTTTGCATCTTTGGCAACGTCGCCATTGCCGCCAAGCATGCGCTTGAGGTGCATGGGCTGGACCGCGTTGCCGTTGTCGATTTCGACGTCCATCACGGCAATGGGACCCAAGCCCTCTTGCAAGACGATCCCCGCGCGCTGGTCGTCACCTCACAGCAAATGCCGCTCTGGCCCGGCACCGGGCACGCGTCGGATCGTGGCCCGCACGGCACCGTTCTGAATATCCCGCTGGCGCCACAGACGGACGGCAATCACGCGATTGCCGAATACGAACGGCAGGTCATCCCGGCGCTGATCAAACACCGGCCGGAGTTGATCCTGATTTCCGCCGGGTTCGACGCGCATCAGGACGATCCGCTTGCGCAGCTCAACTGGACGGCGGACACCTATGCCCGTCTCACCGACTTGCTGACGCAAACCGCGCACGACCTGTGCAAGGGCCGGGTGGTGTCGGTGCTGGAAGGCGGTTATGATCTGGACGCGCTGGCAGCCTGTGCCCGCGCCCATGTTCAATCGCTGATGAAGGCCTCCGCATGACTGACCGCCCCGTAGACGAGATGAGCTTTGAAGAAGCGATGGCCGAACTGGAACAGGTGCTGGGCCAGTTGGAACGGGGCGACGTGGCGCTGGACGATTCCATCAAGCTGTACGAACGCGGCGCGCTGCTGAAAAAGCGGTGCGAGACCAAGCTGCGCGAGGCCGAGGAAAAGGTCGCAGCCATCACGACAAACGCGGATGGCAATCCCACGGGCCTGAAACCGGTCGAAGGCCTGTAACCCATGTTCCGCGAACGGCTGAACGATGCCGCTGCCGCCATTCAGGCGCAGTTTGATGCCGTGCTTGGCGCCCTTGATCCCGTTCCCGTCGTCCGTGCCATGGCCCATGCAACCAATGGCGGCAAACGCCTGCGCGGTTTCATGGTGCTGGAGAGCGCACGCCTGCATGGCATAGACCCTAACAGGGCGATCTGGCCCGCAACCGGTATCGAAGCCTTGCATGCCTACTCGCTTGTCCATGATGATTTGCCCTGTATGGACAACGACGATCTGCGCAGGGGCGAACCCACCGTGCACGTCAAGTGGGACGAAGCGACCGCGGTGCTGGCAGGCGATGCGCTGCACTCGTTGGCCTTTGAACTCTGCGCACATCCAAAGGCGGGCAACGGTGACGTCCGTGCCGATCTTGCCCAATCGCTGGCGCGGGCCGCGGGCGCGCAGGGCATGGTGCTGGGTCAGGCCCTGGACATCGCGGCGGAGACGGCAGACGCGCCCCTGACCCTTGGCCAGATCACAGAGTTGCAACGCGGCAAAACGGGTGCCCTGATCGAATGGTCCGCAACCGCAGGTGCGCGCCTGGCGCAGGCTGATCTTGCGCCGCTCCAGATCTATGCCCGGGCGCTTGGCCTTGCATTCCAGATCGCGGACGACGTTCTGGATGTGACCAGCGATGCGGAAACCATGGGCAAGGCCACAGGCAAGGATGCCGACGCGGGCAAGGCGACCTTTGTGTCCCTTCTGGGCCTGGACGAGGCGAAACGCCGCGCTGACCAACTCGTGACCGAAGCCTGTGATGCGTTACATGTATACCAAGCGGACGCAGACGTGTTGCGGGACGCCGCCCGCTTTGTCGTGACCCGCACAAGCTAGAGACTGATATGTCAGACCGCCCCAACACCCCGCTTCTCGACACCGTGCACAGGCCTGCGGACCTCAAGCGCCTTTCCGATGCACAGCTGCGCCAGATTGCGGACGAGGTGCGGGCCGAAACCGTATCTGCGGTGTCCGTCACGGGCGGTCATCTGGGCGCGGGCCTTGGTGTTGTGGAACTGACCGTGGCGCTGCATGCCGTCTTTGACACACCGCGCGACAAGCTGGTGTGGGACGTGGGCCACCAGTGTTACCCGCACAAGATCCTGACCGAACGCCGCGACCGCATCCGCACCTTGCGGATGAAAGACGGGCTGAGCGGGTTTACCAAACGATCCGAGTCTCCTTATGACCCGTTTGGTGCCGCGCATTCCTCGACCTCGATCAGTGCCGCGCTCGGCTTTGCCGTGGCCCGCGATCTGGGCGGCCAACCGCCCGAGGGGTCGGGTGACGCGATTGCCGTGATTGGCGACGGATCGATGAGCGCGGGCATGGCCTATGAGGCGATGAACAACGCAGGTCACCTGGGCAAGCGCCTGTTCGTCATACTGAACGACAACGAGATGTCGATTGCCCCACCCGTGGGCGCGATGTCGTCCTACCTGTCCCGTCTCTATGCCCAGAACCCTTTTCAGGATCTCAAGGCCGCAGCCAAGGGGGCCGTCAGCCTGTTGCCCGAACCGTTCCGCGAAGGGGCAAGGCGCGCCAAGGACATGCTCAAGGGCATGGCCGTTGGCGGCACTTTGTTCGAGGAACTGGGGTTCAGCTATCTCGGGCCCATCGACGGTCACGACATGGATCAGCTGCTGCCGGTTCTGCGCACGGTCAAGGATCGGGCAACCGGGCCCATCCTGATCCACGTACTGACGAAAAAGGGCAAAGGCTATGCCCCGGCGGAAACGGCCCGCGACAAGGGTCACGGCGTGTCCAAGTTCGACGTGATCACCGGCGAGCAGAAGAAGGCGCCCAGCAACGCGCCAAGCTATACCAAAGTGTTCGCCGAACACCTGATCAAACAGGCCGAGACCGACGACAAGCTGTGCGCGGTGACCGCCGCCATGCCCGACGGCACCGGCCTGAACCTGTTTGCAGAACGCTATCCCAGCCGCTGCTTTGACGTGGGCATCGCGGAACAGCACGGTGTCACCTTTTCCGCGGCCCTGGCTGCGGGGGGGATGAAACCGTTCTGCGCGATCTACTCGACCTTCCTGCAACGCGGGTATGATCAGGTGGTGCACGACGTCGCGATCCAGCGTTTGCCGGTGCGATTTGCAATCGACCGTGCCGGGTTGGTAGGCGCGGATGGCGCAACACATGCGGGTGCGTTCGATGTTGCATATCTGGCCAACCTGCCCGGTTTCACGGTCATGGCTGCGGCAGACGAGGCCGAATTGGCCCATATGGTCGCGACCGCAGCCGCCCATGACGACGGCCCCATTGCCTTCCGGTTCCCACGGGGTGAGGGCACCGGTGTCGACATGCCCGAGCGCGGCGAACCGCTGGAGATCGGCAAGGGGCGCATGATTCAGGAGGGCACGGGCGTCGCACTTCTGTCCTTTGGCACGCGGTTGGAAGAGGTGCGCAAGGCTGCCGAAAACCTTGCCGCCAAGGGGATCACCCCGACCATTGCGGATGCGCGCTTTGCCAAACCGCTGGACCGGGATCTGATCCTTCGGCTGGCCGAACAGCACGCGGCACTGATCACGATCGAGGAAGGGGCCGTGGGTGGGTTTGGCAGCCATGTTGCGCAGCTTCTGGCCGAAGAAGGTGTATTCGACAGCGGGCTCAAGTATCGCTCGATGGTGTTGCCCGACACCTTCATTGACCAGGCCAGCCCGGCAGACATGTACGCCGTTGCAGGCATGAACGCCGAACAGATCGAAGCAAAGGTTTTGAACGTGCTTGGCGTCACGTCACTTGACGAGGCACGCGCCTGAACCTTGCGCCAGCGTGCCGGTTTCGGCCAGTGTTAGGGTCACATGTGAAAGGCCTGTCTCATGGACATCCACAGCCGCCCCGTCCTGATCTACCGCTGGATCGTGTTTCTGCTGGCGGCGGGCTATTGCCTGTACCAGATGCTGGGCGGGCAGTGGACCGGGCCGGGTGGTCCGTTCCGCTATCTGACAATCTGGGCGTTGTTCTTGTCCTTTTATGCCGCCAGCCGCATGCTGGCCCGCAGCGAACACCGGATCACGCGGCAACACGAAGTGACGGCCATGTGTGCCGCAGTGCTGAACGTGATGGTGGTGTTTCTGTACTGGCGCCTGTACCTGACCGATCCATCCCTGGTGAACGGCGGCAATCCAATCATCTGGTGGCTGGAATATTATCTGCACGCGCTTGGCCCGATGCTTCAGATCGTTGATGCCCTGTTCATCGGGGCCGTGTTCCGCCGGGTGTGGCGGGCCGCCATCCCGTTGCTGGCCATCATCGGGGCCTATGTGGCATGGGCCGAACTGTTTGTGCAGCGGTTCAATTCCAAACCTGTGGGCGATGTCACCAGCGGCCTGCCCTACCCGTTCCTCAATTCGATGGAATGGACCGACCGCGCGACGTTCTATGGTGCGAATGCAGCCACCGCGATGGGTCTTTTGCTGGTGTTTGGGGTTATCGGTGCCGTGCTTTACCGCGTGTGGCCCCGTCAGGTCGCGGCCTGAACAAGAAACGCGGCGCTCACCAGAATGGACGTCGCAACGCCGTATCCCGCAATCAGAAAATAGCCGTCGCGGGTCAGCAATCCAAAGGCGATCAGGGCAACAGCGCCCGCACCAAACGATGTGAAAAACGGCAGGAACTCAAGAAAGGGCCATGTCAGCGGCAGCACCAGACAAAACGCCAACGCAATGCGTCGCAGCGGATTTTGCGCCAGAACGCGCAACCGGGGATGGGAATGCGTGTCGAACCACGTCGCCGGGCGCCGCAACCAACCGGTTGCCATGTGCAGACGGCTACGCGGGATGCAACGCCGACCCAGTATGCCCGGAAGCCACAGGTGGCGACGCCCCGCAACCGCCTGCCCCACAAGAAGAAGCAAGACCATCGCGGACAAAGTCGGCACGCCGGGAACACCCGACAGCGGCGACACCAGCAAGATGGACACCGCCAGGACCACCGGCATGATGGACCGTTCGCCAACTTCGTCCAGGATGTCCTGAACGGACACCTGCTCTCCCTCTCCTGCGGTGTCGAGCGCATCCAGAAGGTGGTTCAGCGTACGCGCGTCATCACCGGTCATTCCGACTGCTGCAGCAAGGCCGCCAGCCCTTCCTTGTACGTGGGGTAAATCAGTTTGACGCCCAGCGCCTCCTTGATCAGGCTGTTCCGCACCCGCTTGCTTTCGGCATAGAAGCTGCGGGCCATCGGCGTCATTTCCGCCGTTTCAAAGTCTTCGGCGGGTGGAACGGGCAGGTCCAACAGACGGGCGGCATGTTCGATGACATCCTGCGGCGGGGCGGGATCATCATCGCAGACGTTATAGGCCGTGCCGGGCGCGGGTTGCGCAATGGAAGCAGCGACAACCTGCGCGATATCTTCGACATGGATACGCGAAAACACCTGGTGCGCTTTGATGATCCGGCGTGCCGTACCCGCGCGCACCTTGGCAAATGGGCCGCGCCCGGGCCCGTAGATGCCGGCAAGGCGAAAGATGTGCAGAGGCAGGTCGGGGATGGCAGCCCAGGCCGCTTCGGCCTCTTTGCGCCATTGGCCCCGCCGGGTGCTGGGCGCCAACGCGGTCTTTTCATCGATCCAGGCGCCACGATGGTCCCCGTAAACACCCGTGGTCGACAGATACCCGACCCATTCAAACTCTGCTGCGCGCGCCCGGATATGATCGCCCACATCGCGCAGCACGGGGTCTCCGTCTGCATCCGGCCCGGCCGAAATCAACAGATGTGTTGCCGCGCCGATGGCGGCCCGCAGGTCATCGCCGGGAAACATCAGCGGCTCCACCCCGGTCCGTTGCAGCAGCTTTGCCTTGTCTGCCGACCGCGTGGTGCCGATGATGCGCCAGCCCGCGGGCAGCAAAAGAGCGGCCAACGCCTTGGCCGAATATCCATGTCCAAAGGACAGCAGTGTCTTCTGTGTCATGGCCCATAGGTGGCGCGCCAGAACGACACGCACAAGCCCCTTGCCAAGATACGCGCGTCATCGCCTAATCGGCCCATGACCAAGGATCCATCGCTCGACGCGGCCTACGCATTGGACAGCCCGGACGACTCTGTACGGCTCTACTCCGCTTGGGCGGACAGCTATGATAACGGATTTGCCCGGGACAACGACTATATCCTGCCCGAACAGGTGGCGCGGCACTTTGCGACCATCGGCGGTTTCGGCCCCGTACTGGACGTGGGCGCGGGCACGGGGCTGTGTGGCGCAGCCCTGCGGGCCCGGGGCATTGACCCGATTGACGGCACAGACATCTCTGCCGAGATGCTGGATGTCGCAGCCACCAAGGACATCTATCGCACGACACGGGTCGAAAACATCCTGAACGGTCTTGCCCTGCCGGATGGCCCGTACCAGGGGGCGGTCAGTTCCGGCACCTTCACCAACGGTCATGTGGGGCCAGACGGCCTGGACTCCGTGATCGCGGCAGTGCGGCCACGCGGGTGGGTCGTGATCTCGGTCAACGCGGCGCATTTCGGCGCGACCGGTTTTGCCGACAAACTCGCCTTGTTAGAGCCTGAAATCACCGATGTCCGCACAACCGAAGTTGCCATTTACGGCCCGCAGGCCACCGGGCCGCACGCCACAGACACGGCCCTGTTGCTGGCGTTCCGCCGGGCCTAGTCCTTGTCGAAAAAGGGCGTGACCTGGGCGACGATCACGGCATTCTCGTCCAGCGCACGCTGCATCAGCGCACGCTCTTCACCGTCAACCTCGTGCCCTTCGGCAAGCCGGTCGTCCAACGTGCCATAACCGGTCACATCCAACGGTGCGGTGTCCGCCTGTTTGAGCAAGGCCACAGTCTCGCGCACGGCTTCGGCCTCGTCCACGCCACTGGCAAAGCACATCAGCGCCGCGCCGGTTGCATCCTCGGGCAACCCGTCCCCCGACTTGCGGCCAATTTGCACCAGCAGGGTGAACACCTGCTGGGGCTTTTTCGGCTTCTTGGGCGTGTCAGTCACGCAACAGCTCGTTGATGGACGTCTTGGACCGGGTGCGTTCATCCACGCGCTTCACGATGACAGCGCAATACAGGTTGATCCCGTTCTTGGACGGCATGGAACCGGCGACAACCACAGACCCCGATGGTACTTCGCCATACATGACCTCGCCGCTTTCGCGGTCCACGATCTTGGTCGACTGGCCGATGAAAACGCCCATGCCCAGAACCGATCCTTCACGCACGATACACCCTTCGACCACTTCGGACCGGGCACCGATGAAACAATTGTCTTCGATGATCGTCGGACCGGCCTGCATCGGCTCCAACACGCCACCAATGCCCACACCACCGGACAGGTGCACGTTTTTTCCGATCTGCGCGCAGGACCCGACGGTGGCCCATGTGTCGACCATGGTGCCTTCGTCCACATAAGCGCCAAGGTTCACAAAGGACGGCATCAGCACGACACCCGGCGCGATAAAGGCCGACTTGCGCACGACGCAGTTGGGAACGGCGCGGAACCCGGCCTCTTTCCATTGGGTATCGCCCCAGCCCTTGAACTTGCTGTCGACCTTGTCCCACCAACCGCCGCCTTGCGGGCCGCCATCCTGCTGTTCCATATCCTTGATGCGGAACCCCAGCAGCACGGCCTTCTTTGCCCACTGGTTCACGTGCCAGCTGCCATCGCCCTGCTTTTCAGCAACGCGCAGCGACCCGCTGTCCAATGCGTTCAGCGTATCCTCGATCGCTTCACGCGTTTCGCCCGTGGTGGCGGACGTGATGGTGTCTCGCGCCTCCCAAGCGGCTTCGATGGCAGTTTCAAGCTGTGCGTTGGACATGGGCGACTCCGCTGTTTGATCGCGGCGCTTAGACAACAAAGCGGGATGTCTTGCAATCATATCTGGGCAAGGCGCGACCGGCGCGATACGCCTTGGAACAAGCCAATTGGAGCAAGAATTATGAAAGACGACCACCGCAGCCCGTTCCGCGACGCCGATACAGACCGCGAGGCCGCCGAAGGTGTGCCTGACACACCCCAGACCCGATCACCCGCCTATGGCCTTGCCTTCGCGGATCCGGACTTTCTTTGCCGGGATGAACTGCGCCCCGTGCGGTTGCAGCTGGAACTGCTGAAGCCCGAAATGCTGATGAATGAACAGGGGATTGAATCCACAATTGTTCTGTTTGGTGGGGCTCGTATTCCCGACCCCGCCCACAAGGACAGCGCGCGCACGCAAACGCTTGCCGACCTGTCGCAGTTCTATGACGAAGCACGTGAATTTGCGCGCCTCATGACGTTGAAGTCCATTGAAAGCGGGGGCAGGGAAAACGTGATTGTCACGGGTGGCGGCCCCGGCGTCATGGAGGCGGGGAACCGTGGGGCGGTGGACGCCGGTGGGCATTCCATCGGGCTGAACATCGTCTTGCCCTTCGAACAGGCGCCAAACGCCTTTGTCACGCCCGACCTGTGCTTTAACTTCCACTATTTCGCGATCCGCAAGATGCATTTCCTGATG contains the following coding sequences:
- a CDS encoding TIGR00730 family Rossman fold protein, encoding MKDDHRSPFRDADTDREAAEGVPDTPQTRSPAYGLAFADPDFLCRDELRPVRLQLELLKPEMLMNEQGIESTIVLFGGARIPDPAHKDSARTQTLADLSQFYDEAREFARLMTLKSIESGGRENVIVTGGGPGVMEAGNRGAVDAGGHSIGLNIVLPFEQAPNAFVTPDLCFNFHYFAIRKMHFLMRARAICVFPGGFGTLDELFEALTLIQTGRMERVPFLLFGKAFWEKIINWDALSEAGTISADDLDLFRFVDTAKDAIELIDTWGPTDKRGIVPGR